A single Marinitoga aeolica DNA region contains:
- a CDS encoding DAK2 domain-containing protein: MTELKARDFYVAFKKAAETLLVNKDEINALNVFPVPDGDTGSNMTSGMLEACEWLDRVKNKDKIKDIMKNMRDGLLMGARGNSGVILSQIFRGFTEVLENKESVTTKDFIEALKNAKEVAYHAVIKPVEGTMLTLIRKLAERAENELSNIDDFEEFMDKLYEISEEIVEETPKYLKKLRDANVVDAGAKGVSYIVKGFRDAIKGDTEVNLKEIESASAEEIKEIAYEEIKFQYCTECVLKLHDPEISKENIDKIRAFLEELGDSIVLVHQGEFLKTHVHTNRPGKVFEEFLEYGELYKVKVDNMKVQHEHVVESTIENSAKNNEEEVEFESNNENWGIVTVSPGEGLTKIFKSLGVDAVIFGGQTMNPSVKDFMDAIEKLPQKKILILPNNPNIILTAEKVADMIEDREILVIKTKYIQEGVAALLAFDDNMDYDELKESIESEISGVVPIQVTYAIRDSEIAGEKIKKDEYLVFVGKELKAHSFDLNEAVLKVLKDQINDGYEIMTIFYGQDIELKTAELIANELMEEFPDLEVEIHNGGQPHYPLLISLE; the protein is encoded by the coding sequence ATGACTGAATTAAAGGCAAGAGACTTTTATGTGGCATTCAAAAAGGCTGCTGAAACATTATTGGTAAATAAAGATGAGATAAATGCATTAAATGTTTTCCCTGTACCTGATGGCGATACCGGTTCAAATATGACTTCTGGAATGCTGGAAGCATGTGAATGGCTTGACAGGGTTAAAAATAAAGATAAGATAAAAGATATCATGAAAAATATGCGCGACGGTTTATTAATGGGGGCAAGGGGTAATTCTGGTGTTATTTTATCCCAGATTTTTAGAGGTTTTACTGAAGTATTAGAAAATAAAGAATCAGTAACAACAAAGGATTTTATCGAAGCTTTAAAAAACGCAAAAGAAGTAGCTTATCATGCTGTTATAAAGCCTGTTGAAGGTACAATGCTTACATTGATAAGAAAATTAGCCGAGAGGGCCGAAAATGAACTGTCAAATATAGATGATTTTGAAGAGTTTATGGATAAATTATATGAAATATCAGAAGAAATTGTAGAAGAAACACCTAAATATTTAAAAAAGCTGAGAGATGCTAATGTAGTAGATGCTGGTGCTAAAGGAGTTAGTTATATTGTTAAAGGTTTTAGAGATGCCATTAAAGGTGATACTGAGGTTAATCTTAAAGAGATTGAATCAGCATCTGCTGAAGAAATAAAAGAGATTGCATATGAAGAAATAAAATTTCAATATTGTACAGAATGTGTATTAAAATTACATGACCCTGAAATATCTAAAGAAAATATAGACAAAATTAGAGCATTTCTGGAAGAACTTGGTGATTCTATTGTATTGGTTCATCAGGGTGAATTTTTAAAAACACATGTTCATACAAATAGACCTGGTAAGGTTTTTGAAGAATTTCTTGAATATGGGGAATTATATAAGGTTAAAGTTGATAATATGAAGGTTCAACATGAACATGTAGTTGAATCAACAATTGAAAATTCTGCTAAAAATAATGAAGAAGAAGTAGAATTTGAATCTAATAATGAAAATTGGGGAATTGTTACAGTTTCTCCTGGAGAAGGATTAACGAAAATATTCAAGAGTCTTGGTGTGGATGCTGTTATATTCGGCGGACAGACAATGAATCCAAGCGTTAAGGATTTTATGGATGCTATAGAAAAATTACCTCAAAAGAAAATTTTGATTTTACCAAATAATCCAAATATTATTTTAACTGCAGAAAAAGTAGCTGATATGATTGAAGATAGGGAAATACTGGTAATAAAAACAAAATATATTCAGGAAGGCGTTGCTGCATTATTGGCCTTTGATGATAATATGGATTATGATGAATTAAAGGAATCAATAGAATCTGAAATATCTGGTGTTGTTCCTATTCAGGTTACATATGCTATAAGAGATTCTGAAATTGCTGGAGAAAAAATTAAAAAAGATGAATATCTTGTATTTGTTGGAAAGGAATTAAAAGCTCATAGTTTTGATTTAAATGAAGCTGTATTAAAAGTATTAAAAGATCAGATTAATGATGGATATGAAATAATGACTATTTTCTATGGTCAGGATATAGAATTAAAAACTGCAGAATTAATAGCTAATGAGTTAATGGAAGAATTTCCTGATCTTGAAGTGGAGATCCATAATGGTGGGCAACCACATTATCCACTGTTAATTTCATTGGAATAG
- a CDS encoding Asp23/Gls24 family envelope stress response protein: protein MIVETELGTVTIKPEVFNEIVYRAALESYGTVDIGKGGFLNKLTSMLQKPQEKGVEVIEENNRVTINLYIYMEYGLPLKRVAANAQENVYHRIKEALGDVDVIVNVKVVGIKS, encoded by the coding sequence ATGATAGTTGAAACAGAACTTGGAACGGTTACTATAAAACCTGAAGTTTTTAATGAAATTGTATATAGAGCGGCATTAGAATCATATGGTACTGTGGATATCGGAAAAGGTGGATTTTTAAACAAATTAACTTCTATGCTTCAAAAACCACAAGAAAAAGGTGTTGAAGTAATTGAAGAAAATAACAGAGTAACTATAAATCTATATATCTATATGGAATACGGTTTACCTTTAAAAAGAGTTGCTGCCAATGCTCAGGAAAATGTCTATCACAGGATAAAAGAGGCCTTGGGGGATGTCGACGTAATTGTAAATGTAAAAGTCGTTGGAATAAAATCATAA
- the amrB gene encoding AmmeMemoRadiSam system protein B, producing MIRYPVVAGTFYPEKISELNDLMEEFFGELPDIPKNYIKPTGLISPHAGFVYSGKTASYGYYEIFKKGKIKSVIIIGPNHTGIGPNISVFPEGSWLTPYGEIEIDEKAKLLLSKLQIKGDYSAHHYEHSIEVQLPFLQYLYGNTFKIIPIILGDQSLKTSKMLAQVLKEIIDDGTLIIASSDLNHYESHELTIKKGKIIIKDLKKLDPELLYEDIKEYSISACGYGCINTLLYMGFDKVRILYHTTSAETFGDYNRTVGYLSAILEK from the coding sequence ATGATTAGATACCCTGTGGTTGCAGGGACTTTTTATCCTGAAAAAATAAGTGAGTTAAATGATTTAATGGAAGAGTTTTTTGGAGAATTACCGGATATTCCAAAAAATTATATAAAACCTACAGGATTAATTTCACCACATGCTGGTTTTGTATATTCTGGAAAAACAGCTTCATATGGATATTATGAAATCTTCAAAAAAGGTAAAATAAAATCTGTTATAATTATTGGACCTAATCATACAGGTATAGGTCCAAATATTTCTGTGTTTCCAGAAGGATCATGGCTCACTCCTTATGGAGAAATAGAAATAGATGAAAAGGCAAAATTATTATTATCTAAATTACAGATAAAAGGTGATTATTCCGCACATCATTATGAACATTCTATTGAAGTTCAGTTACCATTTTTACAATATTTATATGGAAATACGTTTAAGATAATTCCTATAATACTGGGAGATCAGAGTTTAAAAACGTCAAAAATGCTGGCTCAGGTTTTAAAAGAAATTATAGATGATGGAACATTAATAATTGCTTCGAGTGACTTAAACCATTATGAAAGTCATGAATTAACGATAAAAAAAGGCAAAATTATTATAAAAGATCTGAAAAAATTAGATCCCGAACTATTATATGAAGATATAAAAGAATATAGTATTTCTGCATGTGGATATGGGTGTATAAATACGTTATTATATATGGGGTTTGATAAGGTAAGAATTTTATATCACACGACTAGCGCTGAAACATTTGGCGATTATAACAGAACTGTTGGATATTTATCAGCTATATTAGAAAAATAA
- a CDS encoding type II secretion system F family protein: protein MKLFYFEGKDFNLKIKGYVLGRNDIDALKNIDDNIEIENFKYVKKIRFKKLNIKEHVKFIRMLKAFISSGLNFYEAILYIRENQEISERIKIALDLLINNIKIGIPYKKAMDMNTFFDYEFRKSLSRVSDNNELLKIIYRLENIYENRLKNAQDIKNIMAYPILLFSALISLLLFLQFIIVPIFRDNFHTNFNFIISWILVGIILFIITTVIILFKNKKRFDNIIYNLPFINKIYKKYALLEFVETTSVFIESGDTTYEAFEKSSEIISSKRLKEEIINILSLIEEGNNIIDVLKKTDLNELVFSISLSKDLSSLKQPLDILEAQLNFELNQIIQKTKKLLEPVLIMIISIIIFEVAYGFYGGIFNTINSLGL, encoded by the coding sequence ATGAAACTTTTTTATTTTGAAGGTAAAGATTTTAATTTAAAAATAAAAGGTTATGTTCTTGGAAGAAATGATATAGATGCATTAAAAAATATTGATGATAATATAGAAATAGAAAATTTTAAATATGTTAAAAAAATTAGATTTAAAAAATTAAATATAAAGGAACATGTGAAATTTATAAGAATGCTAAAGGCATTTATATCTTCTGGATTAAATTTTTACGAAGCCATTTTATATATCAGGGAAAACCAGGAGATTTCAGAAAGAATAAAAATTGCTCTTGATCTATTGATTAATAATATAAAAATTGGAATACCATATAAAAAGGCTATGGATATGAACACTTTTTTTGATTATGAATTTAGAAAATCTCTATCGAGAGTTTCTGATAATAATGAACTGCTAAAAATCATTTATCGTTTGGAAAATATTTATGAAAATAGATTAAAGAATGCTCAGGATATTAAAAATATAATGGCTTATCCAATTTTACTATTTTCTGCACTAATATCACTTCTTTTATTTTTACAGTTTATAATTGTTCCAATATTCAGAGATAATTTTCATACAAATTTCAATTTTATAATTTCATGGATTTTAGTGGGAATTATACTTTTTATTATCACAACAGTTATTATTCTTTTCAAGAATAAAAAACGATTTGATAATATTATTTATAATTTGCCGTTTATCAATAAAATTTATAAAAAATATGCTTTATTAGAATTTGTTGAAACCACATCTGTTTTTATAGAAAGTGGGGATACTACATATGAGGCATTTGAGAAAAGTTCTGAGATTATTTCCTCAAAAAGACTAAAGGAAGAAATTATCAATATTTTAAGTCTTATCGAAGAAGGAAATAATATTATAGATGTTTTGAAAAAAACTGATTTAAATGAATTAGTTTTTAGCATTTCATTATCAAAGGATTTGAGTAGTTTAAAACAACCGTTGGATATACTGGAAGCACAGTTGAATTTTGAATTAAATCAAATTATACAGAAAACTAAAAAACTTCTGGAACCCGTACTTATAATGATTATATCTATAATTATATTTGAGGTTGCTTATGGTTTTTATGGGGGTATATTCAATACTATAAATTCACTGGGGCTATGA